The Cloacibacterium caeni region TCGAAATCTATCTTTTGAATAATTCCCTCTTCCTCTAATAAAGAATGTATGTTCATCAATTTAGGAATGTCATAAGTTGATGCAAAGGTTTTGTTTTCATAAAAAACTTCATCAATCGAAATTTCTTTTTTATTTTGTGATTTTAGAAAAATCAAATATCTGATGTAATCATAAACAAAGGATAATTCAACAGCGAAGTTTTGTAAAGAAATAACCATTTTTTCTCCCTTACAAATTTCTAAATCTGACAAAACATTGGGTTCTCTTTGTTTGAGTTTAATGTACTTGTAAACATCTTCACTCACTCCAGTTTTTTTGATTCTATCCTTTGTGATTTTTTCTTCTGATACTATTAATTTTGATCGACTTTCTTTTGATTCAAAAAAACGATTTTTAAGAAGTTCAAAAGGGACTGTGTCGAAATTATATTTTTTTGAATTGTTAGAGTACTCCTGATAACATTCTTCAATAATCCAATTCAAATATTGTAATTTTTCTTTATTTCCTTCGGGTGTGATTGACATTACAGGTTTAAACTGTTTATTATTCTCATCATGAATTATGAATTCATATTGAAGTTTAAGCGGAGAGAGATTATTCTTTTTCCAAAACAATAGTTTCTCTCCGTAATCTTCAATTTTATAAAATTTTCTTTCAATAGATTTGATATAATCTTTAGTATGTAGTTTACTCGTAGTTATTTTCAACGATATTTTCCCTACATCAAATTTTTTTTTAGATTCTATATATTTACTCTCTTCGAAAAAATCCATAAATTCATATTTTCTACAAATATAAATCAGGAATTTTAGATACAGCATCTATCTTCTTTTTATCAATCACTTTTCCATAGATTTCTGTTGTTTTTAGATGTCGATGTCCTAATAATTTACTAACTGTATAAATATCTGTATTCATCGTTAGTTGTAATGTAGCAAAAGTATGTCGTGAACTATGATAAGTTATGTGTTTATCGATTCCTGATTCTTTTACCCATTTGTGTAATTTTTTGTTGTGGTAGGCACTATACGTTAAATTTTCAAACAACAATACATCATCATCTTTTCTTTCTCCAAGTAGTTTTACTGCTTGTTCACTTATCGGAAGATTTTCCACTCCTTTAGTTTTCTGTTGTCTATATTTCAAAATCCAACCATTTTCGGAATCATAGTATAGATTTTTCCACTTCAAAGATTTCACATCAGAAAATCTCAATCCTGTGAGTGAACTGAAAATGAATGATTGTTTCAAAATCGGCACTTCACATTCGGTTTTTACTAACTTCTGCAATTCTTCCAGAGTAAGATATTCTCTGTTGGTTTCTTTCTCCTTTATAGTTTTAACTCTTAGTACTGGATTCTCAGAAATTATTTTATTTCTATGAGCTTCTTTCAGTGCAGTTCTAACTTTATTGAAATAAGATAACGCCGTATTCTGTGATAATCTTCCTCCGTTATTAGATATTTTTTCTTTCAAAAGATACTCCTTAAAATTTTCCAAAAATGTTTCATCTATTTTTGAAATCTGAATATCTACTCCTTTACAAAAAATTGTTAGATGCTTCAACGTACTAAACCAATTCCCATAAGTTCCCTCTGTATCATATCTTTTTTCTACTAATTCATTGAAATAGCAAAGAAATCCAACCTTACCACTCGCACTACTTACAAATCCATGTTTTCTCGAATTAAATTCCAATACCTTTTGAGCTTTAATAGATTCAGCAAGTTGTAATGTTTCTTTGTTATGATCTTTCTCAATTATAGTTTTAGGCTTGTCATAGATGTAAAGTTTTAAAAATTCATAACTTCTTTTTTGAGTTAAACTATCGTGGAACATCAAAAATAAACTATTCATTTTTACACGTCCTTTTTCTATACTTTTCTTACTAAGTTTTCCTTCTCTAATTTTTAAATAAACTTTCATTTTCTTAGGTTTTGTTACTAATTATGATGTAACATTCCTCCTAAGTCTATTCGGAAGCAACAGTAACCAAGTGGTAATAACCTAATTATTATATTTTAAATTTTCCAAGTTTACTTTCTATATAAGAAACTAACCACATTCTAACAGCCTTTAAGCAGTTATAGATCGCATTTACTTTTTACCAAATATTTTAAAAAAAATTACCACAACTATAAAGTTTAGTTGTGGTTTAAATTCTTTTGTAGATAATTAATTTCTAAAAACTTATTTTACTTTGTTTTAAATATTAAAAATTTTTAAACACAAAATTCATCTTAATTGTATTTTCATGGTTGAGAACATGTCTAAATTTTTGTTCTACACTATAATTTGATATTTTAATCATCAACAAAATTGAAAATTAACTTCTAAATTTTAAACCTCACAGTAGTAAACTCCTCTGTGGTTTAAAATCTACTACTCAATTTTCATTAATAAATCTAAAAATTAACGATTTTTTGCCGATTTTAATTTATTTGTTTTCTTTTATTCTCTTTTATTCTCTTTTATTCTCTTTACAATATAGTATAATTATATATCTCTACTTTATAGCAGTATATTTATATTATATGTGTTATATATCTATACTTTATAGTAGTATATTTATATTATATATATAATATATATGTTGAAATTTTAACAAATAAAAATTATGAAAAAAAGATATTAAAAAATAAACGTTAAAACACCATTACAATTTTTAAGATGTGTAGAGCATTAAGAAATTTATTAAAAGTATTAGAACATTAAAATTTAAATTGAATCGATTTTTGAAGTTATAACATCGAAAATTTTAAATGTTAGAGTTATAGTTTAAATTTATAACTAAATAAATTCTAATTCTGATTTTTTTATAAAAAGATTAATTTAGTCAAAACTGACTAATAAAGAGTAGTTTACAAGAACCGAAAGAGTTATCGGTAACGATTTAGTAATGGTGCTTACTACACTTGCTTTCATTCAATTACCTTGTAAATCATTACTGCAAATGTATAAAAAATAAAGGTAAAGCAGTGAAACTTTACCTTTATTTTTCGTCTTGCTCGTCCATCCTTTTGATAAGTGCATCCCGAAGACTATCGAGGAACTTTGTTCGGTTTATCTTCCTGCCTTTCAGTTCCAAATAGGAATGGTAGAAATCCCCTAAGTCAATATTAAATATATTTTCAAAAGTCTTGGCGATGATTTTTATATCTGCATTACCATTGTCAATTGAACCCTGCGAATGCAGCGAATAAATCAACTCAATGAGTGAAGTTTTACTACCTGTCCAGTTTAGGGGAGGCGTTTCAAGTAGCTTTCTCTGATTGTTATTGCTCAACTGGTCTTCGAGGTAAACCTGTATCAAGTCGTTGGCAATAATCTTAGCTACCTTGTAATCGTGCGAGGTTGCAAAATTATGGTCTGCTTCAAAATAATAGGTGTCTAAACTCAACTTTATATCGTGCTTGCCACGTAAAAAGAATTTATAGTCCAGATGAGTGCTGTTGGTTCTGTAATACTTGTAAAATTCCAAATTAGCATCGAAATACCTCTTGATTTTGGAAAGCTCAACATTCAGATATTTCTTGATGATTTTATCGCCGCCTCGTGGTCTTTTTGTTTCAATCTTGTAAATGGCATTGAAGTAGATGAGCTTCGATACTAATTGAGGCTTTAGCTGTTTGAAAAAAAGTATTTCGGCTTCATCATCTTTAAATCCATTCTTCTTAATGTATTTTTTTATCTCCTCAAGTTTCTGCAAGACTAATATAATTGCATTTTCATACGATATCAATGAATTACTTGGCTCATAGGTCAATTCGTTAATTCTATCGTCTAATTCGTTTATTATAGTTTGGTAATAATTTGTCATCGAAAGCGAAATTTAAAGTATGAAACCAATTAAAAAGCACAAAATGAGGCAGCAATTGCAGATAGCCCACAATAAATTGCCTCATTTTAGTATGTATTGATTGAGTATAAGAGAGCCCTATCCTTAATTAAAACTGGATAGGGCTAAGAGATTAAACCACTAATGGTTCTGCTTTAAAGCCTTTTTTCTTAACGATGGCAACTATTTCATCTTGTGTTATACCCTCTGATTTTACGGTTAAAATTTTGTCATTGTTGGCTGTATCTACATTCCATTCGCAGATACCGTCGGTACTGTCCAAATCCGCTTTTACCTTTGATACACAACCGCCACAATTAAGATTGGTCTTGAACTGAAATTCTGTATTTTCCATATTTTTTTAAACTTATTTACTATTGTTTTGAACTGTCGCAAAATTCAACATAATCCCGAAGTCTGCTATTGTGATATTCCGGGTTTAATTTGTGACTTTTACTGTTTTCCTGTTACAGACTATTAATGGTTGTGCGTGTGGTGGCTGTGGTCTTCTACCGATTTTTCGCCTTCTGATACGGTAATAGTAAAATCTGCCGTATGTACCACATTGTTTATTTTGAACTGTGCCCACAATCTATAAAGCCCTGCTTTTTTGATAAGCGTTTCGGCATAGATTGGGAAATTCTCTTTTGATACCGGGTGTATATGTAGAAAATCCTTATTAGTTTTACTTATCATTACGATATGGGCAGTCGCTCCGAGATAATTCTGCATATCCTTTTCCTCTAATTTCTTGCCGTCCTTTTCTACCGAAAATTGCAAGCCCTGATTTCTGTTTGTTTTAAAGTCTTCGCCGTTAAGCAGCGTTACCGTAAAACCATCTACGGTTGAAACCAATTTTGTCTTTAAATCGGCTGTTTGTGTTGCTGCCGTACCTTTTACCTCAATGGTTTGCTTATTGACCTCTCCCTCGGCTCCGTTCGGTTTGTAGTCGGTAAATAACAGGTATTTACCTGCTGTAGGGAATGTTTCTGAAACCTTATAAGAACCGTCTGCCTGTTCTTCGGGGTGGATATGGTCAAACCAGGTCAGTTCTTCATTCACTACCAAAAGGTGCATTTTCATTTCGTGCACTACTTCCAACGGTACATTTTTACCGTGTTCACTAATGGCGATGGATAGATTAGTTGGTTTACCTGCTTCCACATTTTGCGGGTCGGCAGCCACTTTTACTTCATACTGGCTTTTCTCTTTATTAACAGGGCTCAAAGCCATACCACATTTAGGGCATTTATCGCCTTTGTTTCCTTTTACTTCCGGGTGCATCGGACAAGCGTATGCGCTGTCGTGATTTGCGTGCTGATGTGCATTCATATCCTCTGATTTTTTATTATTACTTTCTGAATTGTTGCAGGCAGATAACGCTGCCAGTGAAACAACCGTGCTTAGTAATATGGTTTTAAATTATTCATTTATTTATCTCTCTTATTACAATACAAATTTCCGCATTAAATGGGTTGTATCTATTGTGATATTCTTTGTTTGATTTACGATTTTTACTGATTGCTAACGCTGTTCTTTTGGCTCATTACAATCCTGATAACCGCTATCAATGTGATGATAAGCATCGGTATCAGTACAATGTTTACGCCATTCCAACCCCAGTAATTAAACAGGCTGCCTGCAAAGAAGCTAGCAATACTGATTACTGCAAAAACCGTGAAATCGTGGAAAGCCTGCGTTTTTTCTTTCTCTTCGGGACGGTACACTTTGGTAAGCAATGACGAACCGCCGATAAACAGGAAGTTCCAACCTAAGCCCACGATGAACAATGCGGAAACGAAATGCGCAAAGCCTGTTCCCATCAGGGCAATGATGATGTACAGGAACAAAATCGCCAAACCGGAAATAATGATACGGTAAACGCCGAATTTCTGAATAAGCATACCTGTAAAGAATGACGGCAGGAACATACCTAATACGTGCCACTGGATAACCGTTGCGGAGCTGTCGGACGAATGCCCTACGCTGTGCATTGCTATCGGGGTAACAGTCATAGACATTCCCATTACGGCAAATGCGGTAGATGATGCCAGTATTGCAAGTATGGTATCTTTATTCTTAATGATTTCTTTTAACGGGCGACCTTTCTTTACCGCTTCATTGGTTTGTACCGCAGATGTTCTTTGCAGCTTTAAAAAGGAAACAACACCCAAAGCGACCACGCTTAACAGGATAATAGAAAAGTAGGGATAAGCGTAAGGAACCGCCCCTAAATGCTGCGTAAACCTCGCTAAGTTGGGTCCTGCGAATGCTGCAACAATGCCACCTGCAATAACAAAAGAAATTGCCTTGCTTTTCGCATAGTCGGGAATGGCATCAGCCGCCGCAAAACGATAGTATTGCGAAAAGCCTTGATAAGTACCAATGAGCATATTACCCACTG contains the following coding sequences:
- a CDS encoding MFS transporter, giving the protein MTAKIKWNNVYLLFTSQALFQTASILVITLSGVVGLQMAPDKNLATLPLAMITVGTAGMMIPASLIIRKLGQRNAFMIGTLIGVLSGLVSWYGIIQNSFWLFSVGNMLIGTYQGFSQYYRFAAADAIPDYAKSKAISFVIAGGIVAAFAGPNLARFTQHLGAVPYAYPYFSIILLSVVALGVVSFLKLQRTSAVQTNEAVKKGRPLKEIIKNKDTILAILASSTAFAVMGMSMTVTPIAMHSVGHSSDSSATVIQWHVLGMFLPSFFTGMLIQKFGVYRIIISGLAILFLYIIIALMGTGFAHFVSALFIVGLGWNFLFIGGSSLLTKVYRPEEKEKTQAFHDFTVFAVISIASFFAGSLFNYWGWNGVNIVLIPMLIITLIAVIRIVMSQKNSVSNQ
- a CDS encoding tyrosine-type recombinase/integrase; this encodes MKVYLKIREGKLSKKSIEKGRVKMNSLFLMFHDSLTQKRSYEFLKLYIYDKPKTIIEKDHNKETLQLAESIKAQKVLEFNSRKHGFVSSASGKVGFLCYFNELVEKRYDTEGTYGNWFSTLKHLTIFCKGVDIQISKIDETFLENFKEYLLKEKISNNGGRLSQNTALSYFNKVRTALKEAHRNKIISENPVLRVKTIKEKETNREYLTLEELQKLVKTECEVPILKQSFIFSSLTGLRFSDVKSLKWKNLYYDSENGWILKYRQQKTKGVENLPISEQAVKLLGERKDDDVLLFENLTYSAYHNKKLHKWVKESGIDKHITYHSSRHTFATLQLTMNTDIYTVSKLLGHRHLKTTEIYGKVIDKKKIDAVSKIPDLYL
- a CDS encoding heavy metal-binding domain-containing protein; translated protein: MNAHQHANHDSAYACPMHPEVKGNKGDKCPKCGMALSPVNKEKSQYEVKVAADPQNVEAGKPTNLSIAISEHGKNVPLEVVHEMKMHLLVVNEELTWFDHIHPEEQADGSYKVSETFPTAGKYLLFTDYKPNGAEGEVNKQTIEVKGTAATQTADLKTKLVSTVDGFTVTLLNGEDFKTNRNQGLQFSVEKDGKKLEEKDMQNYLGATAHIVMISKTNKDFLHIHPVSKENFPIYAETLIKKAGLYRLWAQFKINNVVHTADFTITVSEGEKSVEDHSHHTHNH
- a CDS encoding heavy-metal-associated domain-containing protein: MENTEFQFKTNLNCGGCVSKVKADLDSTDGICEWNVDTANNDKILTVKSEGITQDEIVAIVKKKGFKAEPLVV
- a CDS encoding RteC domain-containing protein produces the protein MTNYYQTIINELDDRINELTYEPSNSLISYENAIILVLQKLEEIKKYIKKNGFKDDEAEILFFKQLKPQLVSKLIYFNAIYKIETKRPRGGDKIIKKYLNVELSKIKRYFDANLEFYKYYRTNSTHLDYKFFLRGKHDIKLSLDTYYFEADHNFATSHDYKVAKIIANDLIQVYLEDQLSNNNQRKLLETPPLNWTGSKTSLIELIYSLHSQGSIDNGNADIKIIAKTFENIFNIDLGDFYHSYLELKGRKINRTKFLDSLRDALIKRMDEQDEK